A portion of the Pagrus major chromosome 8, Pma_NU_1.0 genome contains these proteins:
- the dusp6 gene encoding dual specificity protein phosphatase 6 — translation MLDKLKPVVQLDSVMAISKTVGWLREQLETRRDGLLVMDCRAQELYESSHVESAINVAIPSLMLRRLKKGNLPVRSLLSDGEDREKFVRRCKTDTIVLYDEYSREWNENVDGGSVLGLLLRRMKDEGYKAYYLEGGFSKFQAEYPGLCETNLDGSSNSSSPTAQVLGLGGLRISSDSSDIESDIDRDPSSATDSDGSPLSNPQPSFPVEILPHLYLGCAKDSTNLDVLEEYGIKYILNVTPNLPNLFENAGEFKYKQIPISDHWSQNLSQFFPEAISFIDEARGQKCGVLVHCLAGISRSVTVTVAYLMQKLNLSMNDAYDIVKMKKSNISPNFNFMGQLLDFERTLGLKSPCDNRIAPPTQQLYFTTPTNHNVFQLDPLQST, via the exons ATGCTCGACAAGCTCAAGCCCGTCGTCCAGCTCGACTCGGTAATGGCGATCAGCAAGACGGTGGGCTGGCTCCGGGAGCAGCTGGAGACGCGCAGGGACGGCCTGCTTGTGATGGACTGCCGGGCCCAGGAGCTCTACGAGTCGTCGCACGTCGAGTCGGCCATCAACGTGGCCATACCGAGCCTCATGCTCCGCCGGCTCAAGAAGGGCAACCTGCCCGTGCGGTCGCTGCTCTCCGACGGGGAGGACCGGGAGAAGTTCGTGCGCCGCTGCAAGACGGACACCATCGTGCTGTACGACGAGTACAGCCGGGAGTGGAACGAGAATGTGGACGGGGGCTCCGTGTTGGGTTTACTgctgaggaggatgaaggacgAGGGCTACAAGGCCTACTATCTGGAGG GTGGCTTCAGTAAATTCCAAGCCGAGTATCCAGGTCTGTGCGAAACCAACCTGGACGGCTCCTCCAACAGCAGCTCCCCCACCGCCCAGGTGCTGGGCCTCGGCGGGCTGCGCATCAGCTCTGACTCCTCGGACATCGAGTCCGACATCGACCGGGACCCGAGCAGCGCCACTGACTCGGACGGCAGCCCGCTGTCCAACCCGCAGCCCTCCTTCCCGGTGGAGATCCTACCGCACCTTTACCTGGGCTGCGCCAAGGACTCCACCAACCTGGACGTGCTGGAGGAGTACGGCATCAAGTACATCCTCAACGTGACTCCCAACCTGCCCAACCTCTTCGAGAACGCAGGAGAGTTCAAGTACAAGCAGATCCCCATCTCGGATCACTGGAGCCAGAATCTCTCGCAGTTCTTCCCCGAGGCCATCAGCTTCATTG ATGAAGCCCGAGGCCAGAAGTGCGGCGTCCTGGTCCACTGCCTGGCCGGCATCAGCCGCTCAGTGACAGTAACGGTGGCCTACCTGATGCAGAAGCTCAACCTGTCCATGAACGACGCCTACGACATCGTCAAGATGAAAAAGTCCAACATCTCACCCAACTTTAACTTCATGGGCCAGCTCCTGGACTTTGAGCGCACATTGGGCCTGAAGAGCCCGTGTGACAATCGCATCGCGCCGCCGACCCAGCAGCTCTACTTCACCACCCCGACCAACCACAACGTCTTCCAGCTGGACCCCCTTCAGTCCACGTGA